In Chloroflexota bacterium, a single window of DNA contains:
- a CDS encoding Xaa-Pro peptidase family protein — translation MRLLEFPLEEIQARIQRLQQSMENAELAGTVITAESNFYYFSGYRTHTPWSTFARAVWLFVPAKGSAVLLVHRFVEPEAQARSAVTDVRCYDSLTGTPLDQVVEIIAELGMDRGRIGWELGYEQRLGVAPQEFEGLRRMLPLARFEDASALIWSLRMIKSVAEIACLRQACQATDWALSHIFAEIREGMTEKEISRRASALMLGAGAEAPGFVIIVSGEGNYERISGIATNRRIERGDMVWLDLSAVVGGYWTDYCRAGVVGGPTDEQRKLQAIVHEVTMKAVAKIAPGVPVAEIARECARGMQEYGFDPSFDCGRMGHGIGLNSTEPPHVATYDNTILQPGMTITVEPGIVNERGVFDIEENVAVTERGYEILSKASRELHTISGS, via the coding sequence ATGCGTTTACTGGAATTCCCTCTTGAGGAAATACAAGCTCGTATCCAGCGTCTCCAACAAAGCATGGAGAACGCGGAATTGGCAGGCACAGTGATCACTGCCGAGAGCAACTTCTACTACTTTAGCGGCTACAGGACGCACACGCCCTGGTCTACCTTTGCCAGGGCAGTCTGGCTCTTCGTACCAGCGAAGGGTTCAGCAGTGTTGCTTGTCCATCGCTTCGTCGAGCCCGAAGCGCAGGCTCGTTCTGCCGTTACTGATGTCCGTTGCTATGATAGCCTGACCGGGACCCCACTGGATCAAGTGGTGGAGATTATAGCGGAACTTGGTATGGACCGTGGCCGCATTGGGTGGGAGCTAGGGTACGAGCAAAGGCTGGGGGTCGCCCCCCAAGAATTCGAAGGTCTGCGCAGGATGCTGCCATTAGCCAGGTTCGAGGATGCGTCCGCTCTGATCTGGAGCCTGCGGATGATTAAGTCTGTGGCGGAAATTGCCTGCCTTCGCCAGGCTTGCCAAGCCACCGACTGGGCCCTCAGCCACATCTTTGCCGAAATCCGCGAGGGGATGACAGAGAAGGAGATCTCCAGGCGAGCCTCTGCCCTGATGTTGGGGGCAGGCGCCGAGGCTCCTGGCTTTGTGATCATCGTTTCCGGTGAGGGAAACTACGAGCGCATCAGTGGCATAGCCACAAACCGCCGCATAGAAAGAGGGGATATGGTCTGGCTTGATCTCAGCGCCGTCGTTGGGGGGTACTGGACCGATTACTGCCGTGCTGGGGTGGTTGGCGGGCCGACGGATGAGCAACGGAAACTGCAAGCCATTGTCCATGAGGTGACGATGAAGGCGGTGGCGAAAATCGCTCCTGGCGTTCCGGTTGCTGAAATTGCCCGGGAATGCGCCCGCGGGATGCAGGAGTACGGGTTCGATCCCAGCTTTGATTGCGGGCGTATGGGCCACGGCATTGGACTGAACAGCACCGAGCCACCGCACGTTGCTACCTATGATAACACTATCCTGCAGCCCGGCATGACCATCACCGTGGAACCGGGTATTGTAAACGAGCGGGGCGTTTTCGACATTGAAGAGAACGTAGCGGTTACCGAAAGGGGCTATGAAATATTGTCTAAGGCTAGTCGGGAGTTACACACTATTAGTGGGAGCTAG